AAAAAGGATATTGATTCTGGCTATTTAAGTTTCGTGCTGAACAGTGACACGATTAAAAAATCATATTTTAAAAACGCTATGGGAATAACCATACCGGTAGTTAGAATGCAAACCATTCGAGAAACTCAAATTCCAATGGTTTCGACGACCAAACAACAAATAATATCTAAAATAAACGATTTAATGATTAGAGAAAAAAGGTTACACCAACAATTGACTTTAGAAAAAGAAGTATATAATAAAGAACTAACAAAAAGAATAATTAAGGGAGGAAACAAAAATGCAAAGTAAACAATGGACTCAAAAAGAAGTAAATGAAACACTATGGCGTGCATGTGATACGTTTAGGGGGAAGATTGATTCATCAATCTATAAGGACTACATCTTAGTTATGCTTTTTATGAAATATATTAGTGATGTCTATAAAGAACACTATACAGAGTTACTAGAAAAGTATGATGGCGATAAAGAAATGGCTGATCGCCAAATCAAGTTAGATAGATTCACTTTAAATGACGCATCATCATTTGATGACTTATATCAAAATCGTAATGCTTCTAATATAGGTGAAATCATCAATAAAGCATTAGCGGATGTAGAAGAAACGAACAAAACAAAACTACGTGGTGTATTTAAGAATATTGATTATAATTCAGAATCTATATTAGGTAATACAAAAGAGCGTAATACAATGTTAAAAGATTTACTTGAAGATTTTAGTAAGCTCGATTTACGTCCTTCACGTTTATTAGGAGAAGATGTTATAGGAAATGCTTATGAATATCTAATCTCAAATTTCGCATCTGATGCTGGCAAAAAAGGTGGAGAGTTCTTTACACCATCTGAAGTATCAGAACTCTTGTCAAGACTTGTCAAACCAGAAGAAAATGATAGAATATATGATCCAACTTGTGGATCAGGATCATTACTAATTAAAGCATTTGATAAAGTACATTCAAAAAAAGCGCAAATCTATGGACAAGAGAGAAATGGACAAACTCAATCACTTGCTAGAATGAATATGTTTTTGCATAGTATTGATGATGCTAAAATTGCATGGGGAGATACAATTGCTAATCCACTACACATAGAAAATGGAAAATTGATGAAGTTTCAAGTTGTTGTTGCAAATCCACCATTCTCATTAGATAAATGGGCATCTGGATTTTCTGGCGAATCAAATGGAGATTTCAAAATGGAATCATCACTTGATCCATATAAAAGATTTGACTGGGGTGTTCCACCTAAGTCAAAAGGTGACTATGCATTTGTACAGCACATGCTACATTCTCTAGCTGAAGGTGGACGCATGGGTGTTGTATTACCTCATGGAGTGCTTTTTAGGGGTGCTAGCGAAGGAAAAATCAGAAAAGAAATTATTGATTTAAACTTACTTGATGCAGTCATTGGGCTACCTGCTAATTTATTCTTTGGTACAAGTATCCCTGCAACTATCTTGATATTTAAGCAAAATAGAAATAGAGATAATATCTTATTTATAGATGCATCGCAAGATGATATGTATGAAAAAGGTAAAAATCAAAATAAACTTAGAGAAGAAGATATTAAGCAAATTGTTGATGCATATGAAAAATATGAAACAGAAGATAAATTCTCATATGTAGCAACCAAAAAAGAGATTAAAGAAAATGAATATAATCTAAATATTCCTAGATATGTTGATACTTTTGAAGAGGAAGAACTTGTAGATTTAAAAGAAG
The sequence above is drawn from the Mariniplasma anaerobium genome and encodes:
- a CDS encoding type I restriction-modification system subunit M, whose translation is MQSKQWTQKEVNETLWRACDTFRGKIDSSIYKDYILVMLFMKYISDVYKEHYTELLEKYDGDKEMADRQIKLDRFTLNDASSFDDLYQNRNASNIGEIINKALADVEETNKTKLRGVFKNIDYNSESILGNTKERNTMLKDLLEDFSKLDLRPSRLLGEDVIGNAYEYLISNFASDAGKKGGEFFTPSEVSELLSRLVKPEENDRIYDPTCGSGSLLIKAFDKVHSKKAQIYGQERNGQTQSLARMNMFLHSIDDAKIAWGDTIANPLHIENGKLMKFQVVVANPPFSLDKWASGFSGESNGDFKMESSLDPYKRFDWGVPPKSKGDYAFVQHMLHSLAEGGRMGVVLPHGVLFRGASEGKIRKEIIDLNLLDAVIGLPANLFFGTSIPATILIFKQNRNRDNILFIDASQDDMYEKGKNQNKLREEDIKQIVDAYEKYETEDKFSYVATKKEIKENEYNLNIPRYVDTFEEEELVDLKEVQENIESIKAELEEVETEMKKYLEELGV